AAGAGGGTGACAGAGCAACAACTCATTCTGCTCCGCCAGTTGCAGAAGCTTGAAATTCTTCTTAACAAGGTGAAACCATAATCACTTTCTCCGATCTTTCTCAACTGAAGCCAGGAATGAAGCCAGTGACGAAGCGGGGTTGACACAAAAAAGAGGGTGTTCTATAATGTAATTAAATACCCCACGGGGGTAACCGGAGGTGTAAAATTATGAACGCAAAGGTTATTGTATATTCTACCCCATCCTGTCCCTGGTGCAAGAGAGCGAAAGATTATTTCAAGACTAACGGGATTCCTTTCAAAGATTACGATGTGAGTAAGGACAAAGCCAAGGCAGAGGAAATGGTGAAGAAAAGCGGGCAGATGGGTGTCCCAGTCATAACAATAGGTAGTCAGGTCATTGTTGGATTCGACAAGAGCAAGATAGACAATCTTCTGGGAATTCACTAGTAAAGAGCCTAGAAACTATCTGGCGGGCCATGGCCCGCTTTGTTTTTTTGTTCTGGCGGTGCTATCCTCTCAATAAGGACAGACAGCATATATGTACAATGTTGGAGGTGTTGTTTTGAAGAGGTATTTTGTTGCACCTGGTAGGATTAACGTCATAGGTGAGCACACCGATTACAATGAAGGATTTGTTTTACCCGTTGCGATTGACAAATACGTCCTTCTATCGGTCGAGAAGACAAGTGGTAGTAAGATATCACTGAGCTCGATGGGAAGGGAACCAGTCTCATTTGATGAATCAAAGATCCAAAAGACCGATGACTGGAGCGATTATCTGAAAGGGGTCTTGTGGGTTCTTAAGGATGAGCTTGGCACAGAGTTTGGTGGTATGAGCATTGAGATTAACTCCAATCTCCCAGAAGGAGCAGGTCTTTCAAGTTCGGCCGCAGTTGAAGTAGCCATGATTGTTGCACTGAACTCGTCTTTCAATTTGAAGCTCGATGAGACTGAGCTCTATGATTATGCTCGAAAGGCTGAAAATGAGTTTGTCGGAGTCAAGTGCGGAGTCATGGACCAGTTTGCGGCTGTAATGGGCAAGAAGGACAAGGCCATATTCCTTGATACCCTTGAGATGCGCTACGAATATGTACCTCTAGAACTTGGAGATTATACGTTTCTCGTTTTTGATTCCAAAGTCCATCATTCTCTTTCTAAAGGAGGCTACAACACAAGAAGAGAGGAAGCGAGAAAGGCTCTTGAAATTCTTGGAAAGAGCAGCTATCGCGATGTCTCCATGGTAGATCTCTTTCCAAATAGGAGCAGATTGGGTGAGCTGTACTACCGGCGTGCGTTGCACGTAGTTTCGGAAAACATGAGAGTCCTGGAGTCAGTAAAAATTATGTCCAACTCAAATTTCGAGAACCTTGGTAGGCTTCTAATTCAGTCTCACGAATCCCTCGCTCTTGACTACGAAGTAAGCTGCGATGAAACCGACTTCATTGTCAATACACTAAGAGAAATGAAGGGCGTCTCAGGTGCGAGAATGATAGGGGCAGGATTCGGGGGGTCGGTACTTTCCCTGTGCGAAAAAGAAGAAGAGAAAAAGATTGTTGAAGTGATCAAGACCAGATATAAAGAGAGATTCGGGATAGATTTAGACTCATACGAAGTGAGGACATCAGATGGGGCAAGAGAAGTTGATTCCTCTTTCAGCCTATAGTGTAATCTTGGGGTCAACAAATCCCTCGGATCTCTTGCATCTTAAGTTGAATTACCGAAGGAGAGGATTCGTATGAAAATTAATTTAGGTGTGGTTGGGGCCGGTATAGCCTCAAGGGAACTCCATCTTCCGGCACTGAGAAAGCTCAGTGAGTCATTTACAGTTGTTGCCGTCAACAGCAGAACTAGAAAGAAGGCTGAGGAATTCGCCGGGATAGTTGGTGGCGACGTAAGGGTCTTTGATTCTTATGAAGAGATGCTCTCTTCAGACTCGGTCGATGCTGTTGTTTTGGCAGTTCCGATTTCCCTGAATCCGAAGATGATTATAGCTGCAAGAAGAGCTAATAAGCCGGTAATCTGCGAAAAACCGGTTGCGGCCTCTGTCAAGGAAGCAGTGCCTTTGTTGAGGCTTCCCGGCAGTTCTCCCGTCTACATAGCCGAAAACTACAGACACATAGAAGTCTATGAGAAAGCTGCCGAACTGCTGAAAGAAGGCAGGATAGGAATACCCCTTGCTTTCAGCTGGCTTAAATGGGTTGATTTTGGACAGGATAACAAATATGTACAGACCAAGTGGAGACAGACGCCAGAACACGTCGGGGGTTTTATTTCTGATGGTGGTGTTCACGATGTAGCAGCCTTAAGAAAAACCCTCGGCGACGTAGAAGAAGTTAGCGGATTCACAAAGAAAAGTCTTGACTATCTTGGTGCAGAAAACTGCGTAGTCTTCAACATGACTCTTGAAAATGGAGTAATCGGAAACTACTCTGTTGTTTACGGTGCTGCCTCTCCCCTCAACAGGTTCGAAATAGTCGGGACAGACGGGCTTATGCTTGTTGATAAGGACGGAGCAACTATCGAAATCTTCGCCGCTGATCGTGAAAAAATCTTTGTAAACAAGACGGATGGTTTCATTGAAGAATTCAGGGACTTCTATAATGTAGTTGAAGGTGAGAAGAACTCTCTTGGCACGGTTGGAGAAGCCCTCTTGGATCTTGCCACCATCGAGGCTGGGCTGGTTTCTGCAGTAGAAAAGAGAGTAGTAGCTGTTGATTCCTTGTTAGAGGAAAGCTGATAGACAGATGAGCGGATTCAATACTAGAGCGGTTCACATCGGAGAAGAGAGAAAGATTTTTGACGCGGTGTCGACTCCAATCTTTCAAACATCTAACTTCGTGGTCGACGATGAAAAGTATGCGAGCGAAAACTCAGAGACTTTTTATACAAGGGTTGGAAATCCTTCAATAGGTGTTGTAGAAAGAAAGCTTTCAGACCTCTTTGGAGGAGCTGGAGGAATCTTCTTTTCCTCGGGAATGGGAGCGATAACTACAATCTTTCTCACTTTTTTGAGATCGGGAATGAATTTGGTAATTTCTAGGAATATCTACGGTGGTACACAGAGCC
The nucleotide sequence above comes from Mesotoga sp. BH458_6_3_2_1. Encoded proteins:
- a CDS encoding glutaredoxin family protein — protein: MNAKVIVYSTPSCPWCKRAKDYFKTNGIPFKDYDVSKDKAKAEEMVKKSGQMGVPVITIGSQVIVGFDKSKIDNLLGIH
- the galK gene encoding galactokinase; this encodes MYNVGGVVLKRYFVAPGRINVIGEHTDYNEGFVLPVAIDKYVLLSVEKTSGSKISLSSMGREPVSFDESKIQKTDDWSDYLKGVLWVLKDELGTEFGGMSIEINSNLPEGAGLSSSAAVEVAMIVALNSSFNLKLDETELYDYARKAENEFVGVKCGVMDQFAAVMGKKDKAIFLDTLEMRYEYVPLELGDYTFLVFDSKVHHSLSKGGYNTRREEARKALEILGKSSYRDVSMVDLFPNRSRLGELYYRRALHVVSENMRVLESVKIMSNSNFENLGRLLIQSHESLALDYEVSCDETDFIVNTLREMKGVSGARMIGAGFGGSVLSLCEKEEEKKIVEVIKTRYKERFGIDLDSYEVRTSDGAREVDSSFSL
- a CDS encoding Gfo/Idh/MocA family protein, with amino-acid sequence MKINLGVVGAGIASRELHLPALRKLSESFTVVAVNSRTRKKAEEFAGIVGGDVRVFDSYEEMLSSDSVDAVVLAVPISLNPKMIIAARRANKPVICEKPVAASVKEAVPLLRLPGSSPVYIAENYRHIEVYEKAAELLKEGRIGIPLAFSWLKWVDFGQDNKYVQTKWRQTPEHVGGFISDGGVHDVAALRKTLGDVEEVSGFTKKSLDYLGAENCVVFNMTLENGVIGNYSVVYGAASPLNRFEIVGTDGLMLVDKDGATIEIFAADREKIFVNKTDGFIEEFRDFYNVVEGEKNSLGTVGEALLDLATIEAGLVSAVEKRVVAVDSLLEES